The following proteins are co-located in the Sphingobacteriaceae bacterium genome:
- a CDS encoding DegT/DnrJ/EryC1/StrS family aminotransferase, with the protein MAGTELFGDEERKEINDVMQTGILFRYGHDAQRNNHWKAKDFEAEVRKITGAKYAHAMSSGSTAIATALAASGIGTGDEVIVPPFTFIASVEAVLFVGAIPVFAEIDETLCLSPEGIEKAITPKTKGICLVHMCGGNAKMDEIMAIVNKHSLILVEDAGQAFASSYKGTFTGLFGKAGSYSFDFFKIATAGEGGVLVTNDEETYKKADVYSDHGHNHIGAKRGMEDHPYLGFNYRISELHAAIGLAQTRRVPAIKEKNKFNKKFMQNLLAKNPAISFAIPGDPEGDSCTHLNIFLPDADSAKRTVDEFNKANVAGFDYWFLNMYHFINQWDHLKNLQTVAKLPAQILDKPQDYNKLSLPVTQNIIGRLISFGVKVSWTEDQMKELANNINSCVNKAMSAVKA; encoded by the coding sequence ATGGCAGGAACAGAATTATTTGGCGATGAAGAGCGCAAGGAAATAAACGATGTAATGCAAACCGGCATCTTATTCAGATATGGACATGATGCGCAACGTAACAATCATTGGAAAGCGAAAGATTTTGAAGCTGAAGTTAGAAAAATAACCGGGGCTAAATATGCCCATGCCATGAGTAGTGGCTCTACTGCTATTGCCACAGCCCTGGCAGCTAGTGGAATTGGAACGGGTGATGAGGTAATTGTACCACCATTTACTTTTATTGCAAGTGTAGAGGCTGTATTATTTGTAGGCGCTATACCTGTTTTTGCTGAAATTGATGAAACTTTATGTTTGAGTCCGGAAGGAATTGAAAAAGCCATCACTCCTAAAACAAAAGGTATTTGCCTGGTTCACATGTGCGGTGGAAATGCAAAAATGGATGAAATTATGGCCATTGTCAATAAACATAGTTTAATATTGGTTGAAGATGCAGGGCAAGCATTTGCCTCCTCTTATAAAGGAACATTTACAGGATTATTTGGTAAAGCCGGAAGCTATTCTTTTGATTTTTTCAAAATTGCTACGGCAGGTGAGGGTGGTGTGTTGGTTACCAATGATGAGGAAACGTATAAAAAAGCCGATGTGTATAGCGACCATGGACATAATCATATAGGTGCAAAAAGAGGTATGGAAGATCATCCTTATTTAGGCTTTAATTACCGTATATCTGAGCTTCATGCAGCAATAGGTTTAGCACAAACCCGACGTGTACCTGCCATTAAGGAAAAAAATAAATTCAATAAAAAATTTATGCAGAATTTACTGGCTAAAAATCCGGCTATTTCATTTGCAATTCCGGGAGACCCAGAAGGAGATTCATGCACGCATTTAAATATTTTTTTACCGGATGCCGATTCGGCTAAAAGAACGGTTGATGAGTTTAATAAAGCAAATGTGGCTGGATTTGATTACTGGTTTTTAAATATGTATCATTTCATTAATCAATGGGATCATTTAAAGAATTTACAAACTGTTGCAAAATTACCGGCTCAAATATTAGATAAGCCGCAAGATTATAATAAATTGAGTTTACCGGTAACACAAAATATCATTGGCAGATTAATTTCTTTTGGTGTAAAAGTGTCGTGGACTGAAGATCAGATGAAGGAGTTGGCCAATAACATAAATAGTTGCGTAAATAAAGCCATGTCGGCAGTGAAAGCTTAA
- the miaA gene encoding tRNA (adenosine(37)-N6)-dimethylallyltransferase MiaA, with amino-acid sequence MRPYNCIVVLGPTASGKTKLACEIAYQCNGEIISADSRQVYRNLDIGTGKDLNEYSIHNKNIKYHLIDIQDPSEQYYLHQFIAGCDNAFYEIIKKNKTPVICGGTGLYLDSLHKDYSYTQIRENEELRKQLNKLSKNELTVRLNKYPDDTLRHVDRNSIKRLIRAIEIGEYVLAHGWDLTGNARPYKPLYIGLELPLARRKLNIEYRLEQRLKSGLIEEVEMLLKRGITHQRLQFLGLEYKWVSLYLEKKISLSEMQTSLLTGILQYAKRQMTWFRKMEKEGIKINWINPVNFTEALDLIHLSFRK; translated from the coding sequence ATGAGGCCATATAATTGCATAGTAGTTTTAGGCCCAACTGCAAGTGGAAAAACCAAATTGGCGTGTGAAATCGCTTATCAATGCAATGGCGAAATCATCAGTGCTGATTCACGACAAGTATATAGAAATCTGGATATCGGTACAGGCAAAGATTTAAACGAATACTCAATACACAATAAAAACATAAAATATCATTTGATAGATATTCAAGATCCAAGTGAACAGTATTATTTGCATCAGTTTATAGCCGGTTGCGATAATGCATTTTATGAAATAATTAAAAAAAATAAAACTCCGGTGATTTGCGGAGGAACAGGATTGTATCTAGATTCCTTGCATAAGGATTATTCATACACTCAAATTAGAGAAAATGAAGAATTAAGAAAACAATTAAATAAGCTTTCTAAAAATGAATTAACTGTCCGACTTAATAAATACCCCGATGATACACTCCGGCATGTTGATCGGAATTCCATTAAAAGATTAATTAGAGCTATTGAGATTGGCGAATATGTTTTGGCCCATGGATGGGACCTCACTGGCAACGCAAGGCCCTATAAACCTCTTTATATTGGATTAGAACTGCCTTTAGCGCGCAGAAAACTTAACATTGAATATAGATTAGAGCAAAGATTGAAATCAGGTTTAATAGAAGAAGTTGAAATGCTTTTAAAAAGAGGAATTACTCACCAAAGATTACAATTCCTCGGTTTGGAATATAAATGGGTTTCTTTATATCTGGAAAAAAAGATATCTCTTTCAGAAATGCAAACTAGTCTCTTAACAGGCATTCTTCAATACGCGAAAAGGCAAATGACCTGGTTCAGAAAAATGGAAAAAGAAGGAATTAAAATAAATTGGATTAATCCGGTTAATTTCACTGAAGCATTAGATTTAATTCATCTTTCATTCAGAAAGTGA